The Balneolales bacterium ANBcel1 DNA segment GAATGAGAGACGCCGCAATTCTCGAGTTAATGTACGCCACCGGAATCCGGGCCAGTGAAACCATCAACCTTGAAAACGAACAGCTGGTCAGTGAGCTTCAACTGCTCCGTGTTATCGGCAAGGGAAACAGGGAGCGGATGGTTCCCGTTGGGGGGATGGCGCTCCGGGCCATCGCGGAGTACCTGAAAAAAAGCCGCCCCCTCCTGCTGAGAAGCGGCACCGACTCCGGCAATCGCATGTTCCTGAGCTATCGAGGCAAGCCATTGTCACGCATGAGTTTGTGGCATATTGTTACAGGAGCGGCGAAGGAGGCCGGCCTCCGGAAGGCAATCCATCCGCACACCCTGCGCCATTCTTTTGCCACCCATCTGCTCGAGGGGGGCGCCGACCTTCGCGCCGTTCAGGAGATGCTGGGACACGTATCCATTATGACGACCGAAATTTATACTCACATCGACCGTTCATTCCTCGAAGAAGTACACAAAACCTACCATCCCAGGGCATGATGGCACAACAACCTGATTCCACCCCGGTTTTTCAGTCCATTTCATGGACCGGCGACCACCTGCGTATCATCGACCAGACCCTGCTGCCCGGCCGTGAAGCATACCTGGATCTTCAGGATGCCGACGGGGTGCGGGAAGCCATCCGTTCGCTTCGTGTGAGAGGTGCGCCGGCTATCGGCATCGCCGCCGCGTACGGCGTGTATTTGGGTGTTAAAACCTGTGCAGAGGATCCGCCGGAGGTGTTTGAACGCAAACTGGCCGGGGTCTGTGAGTTACTTGCATCTTCGCGGCCGACAGCGGTGAACCTTCAGTGGGCGCTTGACCAGGCGCTCGCCACAGCGCAACGGATGCGGGGCCGACCAGCCGGAGAAATTCTGGAAGCGCTGCTGAATCTGGCGAAAACAATTCACCAGGACGACAAGGCGATATGCGCCGATATCGGAATGAACGGGCAGGATCTGGTTCCCGAGAACGCGCAGATACTGACGCACTGCAACACCGGCAGCCTGGCCACCGGACAATTCGGCACCGCCCTCTCCATCATTTATCACGCCCACATTGGCGGGAAAAACATTCATGTGTGGGTGGATGAAACCCGGCCGCTGCTCCAGGGTAGCCGCCTAACCTCCTGGGAGCTTCAAAAGGCCGGCATCGACCACCACATAATCACCGACTCCATGGCCGGCTGGGTGATGAATCGCCACCGGGTGGATCTGATCGTTGTCGGTACCGACCGTGTCGCTGGAAACGGCGATACCGCCAACAAGATCGGAACCTACAGCCTGGCGGTCCTGGCACGCCATCACAACATCCCGTTTTACGTGGCGGCTCCCCTGTCGTCCATTGACCTGAACACCGCCGCCGGATCGGACATCCCGATTGAAGAACGGTCACCCGCGGAGGTTCGCCAAACAGGCGGATGCCAAACCGCACCAGACGACGCGCCTGTCTACAACCCGGCGTTCGACGTGACACCTCACGAGCTCATCACCGCATTTGTAACGGAAAGGGGAATCATCCGCCCGGATTATTCCCGCAACCTGGCGGCGGCCTTCGAACGGTAATACAGGGCGTCACGCCTCTACCGGTTCGAGGTCACAGATGGCGCACACTTCCAGAAACTTGTCAATGCCTTTGCCGGCGCGGATCACCACCGGCTGCTCATTGGACATGTCGACAATGGTGGAAGCGTCTTCGACAAGCTGCTGTTCATTATCCACAATCAGGTCTATCTGCTTGTCGAACCGCCGGAACAGTTCATGCCGGTTCGTGGTGCCATTGCCGGACGTGCCGTCATAGTCGGGATGGCGGGCGGTTGTGGCAATCAGGGGTTTGCCGAGCTCATCCACCAGACGGGCGCAAATGGGATAGTCGGGCACACGAAACCCGATGGTCTGCCTTTTGGGATTCAGCAGCAGGCGGGGCACCTCCTTGGTGGCGGGCAGCACAAAAGTATAGGGTCCGGGAATGAGGCGTTTGATCGCCTTGAACTGATTGTCCCCGAGCCTGGCGAACTGGGAGATACCGCTGAGCGAATCACAAATCAGAGTAAGCAGGTGGTCCTTTTTAAGCTGGCGTATCTGGCGGATCCGTTCGATGCCTTTCTTGTTGGTATAGCTGCAGGCCAGCGCGTACTGGGTGTCTGTCGGAAGCAGGATGATTTCATCGTTGTGAAGACGATCCGTGATATCAAAAATTCTTTTTTGATGCGGAGTTACGGGATGAAGTTTGATTTTTTCTGCCATTATGCCTCCCTGTTACGTGTGGGTAATTGGAAACATCAGAGTCTGTCCAGCGCCTGTATGCGGCCACCTCGGAAAATCCACAAAGATGTGTGTTTGCACGACGGCACGACATCCGGTCACAGGCAGGACTTGTTCTGTTCTCTATTCTGAAACATGGCCTGATGTGTGAATCATTCGGCTACTGCTACATTAACAAAAAAAAACGTGACGGGCAGTAAAAAACACTGCCGCATCACGTTTTTAAATGCCCATTTATTTCCAGGACACGATCCGGAAGGCGGCCGGAGCGTATCGGAGCCGGTGAACACATCCCGCCTAAGCGGCTGCCGCACACCGGGCCGGAACAATGAATTATCAGGAAGACGGGAAATTGACACGAATGCTTTCGCTCACTTCGTCTGTTTCCGCCTCATACTGGGTCACGCCTTCAAACTCCTTCTTAAAGGCTTCCGGAGACATTCCACAAATCTCTCCATACGTTTTCAGGGCATCTGCATCGCTGAAGTCGTTGCTGGTGAGTCGAATCATGTACTGATGCGCGATCGCGAACGACATGGAGGAGATATCCACCATACGGATCTTGGTTTTTCCGGTCTTCTTATCCAGGATATCCTTGAAGAACATCGGCACGAAGTGGCCGCCCTGGATGGAAATCATGGCGGCGGTTCCGCCCTTCACGATAAATTCCACGGCAGAGAAACCAAGGTCACGGGTATACTCCATATCAAACGGAATGGGATCGGCGCAACGAAGCTCATAACCGATATCTTTGGAGACGATAGTCGTTTTCAGATTGTAGTCATCCAGGCGCTTTCTCACCGAATTCTTCAGGATTTCACCGAGGTCCAGCTCGGCGAACCGCAGGTTGTCGTGCTCATCACGCTCGAGCTCGGCAAGGCCTTCCAGCTCTTCGGTGCTCAGCCGCTCAACCAGTCCTTCGGCAAGAATCACAACTCCGTTCTCCTGTCCGGCCGCTTTGCGCTTGACCATGGTGCCGATCAGGATGTCGGTAAGTTTCTTCAGGGAAATCACCTCTTCCTTGAACTCTTCGGGAATCAGGGTAAGTGTGGCGCCTGCCGCTTTGCCGATACCGAGAGCCAGGTGACCGGCTTTGCGACCCATGGAGACAACGAAGTACCAGCGGGAGGTGGTGCGGGCATCTTCCATCAGGTTTTTGACAACTTCTACACCGATGTGACGTGCGGTCTGGAAACCGAATGTGGGAATACCGTGGGGAAGATCCAGGTCATTGTCGATGGTCTTGGGCACGTGCACAACGCTGATTTTGCCTTCGGAGGCTTTTTCGAGGGTCATGGCGCTGAATGCCGTATCGTCACCGCCGATGGTAATGAGCTTGTCGACACCCAGCTTGAGCAGGGTGTTGATGGTGTTTTCCAGATGCTCCTTCTTCTTGGTGGGGTTGTCCCTGGCAATTCCGATGAAAGAACCGCCGCGAAGGTGGATACGGCTCACTTTGTCGATCGTCAGGTGTTCGATGTGCGAAGTATCTCCCCGCATGACCCATTTAAATCCGTCGATGAGTCCGAGTACCTCGTAACCATGTTGGATGGCACGAATGGTGGCGGCACCGATTACACTGTTGAGACCGGGTGCCGGTCCGCCGGCACAAAGTATGGCTAATCTTTTGGGTTGTGACATATGTTAGGTCTAATATTTTGTTATGGTTTTTCTGACAGACAGTCCGCTGTCGGCTTACTTAATAAAAATCGTTTGCCATGCAGGCCGGGCCGGCATTTTTTGCAGTTTTTTGAGGCCGTAAGATAGGATTATCTCAGAGCAAACGGTAGCGTTTTTTTTGCTGTTGAATTGAAAAGAACGTCTTTTTTGAGGATGACCATGTACACCAAACAGAGAGGTTTATTATGGCACAGACACGCTGGCTCGGACACTCCACATTCATCGTAACAACCCGCAACGGAAAAACCATTCTTGTAGATCCATTTCTGGACGGCAACCCGACCACCCCGGCGGAATGGAAATCGCCGGATCAGCTGGATGTCATCCTGGTAACCCACGGGCACGACGACCATGCCGCAGATACCCTCACACTGGCCGAAAAAACGGGGGCAAAAGTGGTAACCATCGTTGAACTCTCCCATCTGTTTCAAGAGGACGGACTTTCCGGAGACCAGGCCGTGGAAATGAACAAGGGCGGCACCGTGGATTTCGGTGATTTCAGGGTAACCATGACCAACGCCAATCATTCCAGCTCATGGAAAGGCCGCTATGCCGGCGACCCTGCCGGCTTCATTCTGCATATCGACGACCTGGTGATCTATCACGCGGGCGACACCAACATCATGCCTGATTTCGAACTGTATGGCACCATCTATCAGCCCGATATCGCCATTCTACCGATAGGTGACCACTACACCATGGGGCCGCTTGAGGCCGCGCATGCCTGCCGCATGCTGAAGGCCAAATATGCAGTTCCCATGCATTACGGCACCATGCCGGTGCTTTCAGGAACGCCGGATGAGTTCCAAAAGCTGGTTGAGGAACTGACCGGCAAACAGACCCGGGTGCTGGTTCCCGCCGCCGGTGAAAATTTTCTGGAATCATTGGATCTGTAACGTCTCTTTCGGGGGGAAGTCCCGCGAGTGAAGCATCAGTCCGCGCGCATGTCCATGGCCCCTGTGCGGCGACTCAGGGAAGGTGGTAGAGCTTGTCGTAGCTGCCGGAGAACTCCATCATCAGATAGACGATCACTCCGGTCACCGACACGTACATCCAGATCGGCCAGGTCCATCTGGCGATCTTCTTGTGCCTCTGATAGTCCTTTCGCACGGCGCGGTACATGGTAACCAGAATCATGGGGAGATTCACAATTGCCAGTATAATGTGGGAGATGAGGATGGTAAAATAGACAGGTCGGATCCAGCCGGTCCCGTCGTACCCGACCGATCCCACCTGATAGTGGAAGATGAGGTAGCTTGTCAGAAACAGCGCCGAGACGAAAAAGGCCGACCACATCATGCGCATGTGCGCGGCGATATTTTTCTTCTTGATAAAAATAAAACCGGCGAACAGAAAGAGGGTCGCGATGGTGTTTAGTACGGCGTTGAGCTGCGGAAGGTCTGTCAAAGAAATCATGCTTGGAAAAGATGAACTTGTTGTGGGATAACATGTAACCACGCCAATAATTCCGGGGGGGCTGCCCCTCTGGAATTCAGAACGGCACTCCCGCGGCGCGGAAAACCTAAACTACAAATCTTAAGTTTATATGAAATTAGGTTTTCTTCTTTTTTTGAGACCTGTTTTAACATATATTTATAGCCAAATTGTGTACCTGAGAGGTTGATTATCGAAAACTGCAGCGAGGTGATCCTCCCATCGAGCGTTGTTCCGTCCTGTCGCCGGCAATGATACAGCTGCTTCTTTTTTCGTCCAGCCCTGTTATTTCTCAAATTGCTTAAACGCTGATTTATGGCGCAGATTTTCCCCAAGTGGGTTGACAAAATTCCGAAACGGTTGCAGCTTGCAACCATACTTATTGTCACGGCAATCATTTTCGGTTTCTGGTACTTCGGGTCTCCCGAATATCTGGAAGTGGGATACGCTCCGAACCAACCTATCCCGTACAGCCATAAATTTCATGTCGCGGAACTCGGTATCGACTGCCAGTACTGTCATGGCACGGCATGGGAGTCGGCTATAGCCGCCATTCCATCCACCGAAACATGCATGAATTGCCATGAATACGTGGCACTGGATTCCGATAAACTTGAGCCGCTCAGAGATAGTTGGGAAACCGGCAATCCGGTTGAATGGATTCGCGTGCACGATGTACCGGATCACGCCTACTTCAACCATTCGGCGCACGTGAATGTCGGTATCGGCTGCGCCACCTGTCACGGCCGTGTCGACCGGATGGAAGTGGTTATGAAAACAGAATCCATGAGTATGGGATGGTGTCTGGACTGCCACAACAACCCTGGGCCCAATCTGCGTCCGGTCGAAGAAGTGACCAACATGGCCTGGGAGCCTCCGGATGATCATTACCAGTTTGCCCAGATGATCATTGAAAAGCGCAACATCAACGCGCCCGTGTACTGCAACGCCTGCCACCGGTAGTCCACTGTTTCTGAAGAATCGTAAACACCTTCCAATTTTATGGCAAAAGAGCAACAAAAGACGTACTGGCGAAGTTTAAATGAACTGGCACAGAACGAGGAGTACAAAAAGTTCGCCGAGCGTGAATTCCCGGAAAACGCAACGGAACTGACCGACGGGGTTTCCCGCAGAAATTTTCTGCAGATCATGGGGGCTTCCATTGCGCTGGCCGGGCTTTCGGCTTGCCGCAAGCCGGTGCAGAAGATCATGCCGTACGCCCGCCAGCCGGAACATGTGATCCCGGGCATTCCTTTATATTATGCTTCGGCTGCGCCTTTTCGCGGCAACCTGAGCGGTATCGTTGTTGAAACACACGAAGGCCGCCCTACAAAAATTGAAGGCAACGAGCTTCACCCCGACAGCGGGGGCCGGACCAACAGCCGGCAACAGGCCGCCATCCTTGATCTGTACGACCAGGACCGGTCGCGGAAAGTCCGACATAACGGGTCGGACAGCTCCTGGTCCGATTTCATCCGTTTTTGCTCCGAGCATTTCGCCGAGAACGGCAACAGAGTGGCTTTTATCAGCGAAGCCAACTCGTCGCCGACGCTTGCGCGACTCCGCGACCAGGCCATGCAACGCTTTCCGGACGCACGCTGGGTCACATTCGAGCCCTACAACGACGAATCCGTACTGAATGGGGTCAATATGGCTTTCGGAAGCCGGCTTCGTCCGCATTATCACTTCGACAAGGCGCGCATCACGCTTTCGCTGGATGACGACTTCATGCAGGACAGCGACAACAATGTGCGCTATATCGCGGATTTTGCGCAGAGCCGGGCGATTGCCTCCGCCGACGATGAACCGGCCAGGCTCTATGTCGCCGAAAGCAACTACTCCCTCACCGGCTCCAACGCCGATCACCGTCTGCGGATCAAATCATCCGAACTGCCCCGCTTCTGCTACAGTCTCGCGGCCGCCCTGTCCGAGCGCGTTTCCGGCCTGGAAGCCTATTCCGGATTCACAAGTGAGTTCAATGGACACAGCTGGATCAGTGTCCTTGTCGAGGAACTGATCCGCCACCGCGGCGAAAGCATCCTCACCGCCGGAGCCGAACACGATGGCGGCGTCCATGCCACCGTCGCCGCCATAAACCTGGCACTGGGCAACATCGGCCGGACCGTGGAATATCTCGATGTGCCCTGGCTCGCGGAAGATGACCAGAACCGGGCATTCTCCGAACTGACAGCCGAAATGACCGCCGGCAACATCGACACGGTGGTCCTGGTCGGGACCAACCCCGTCTTTACGGCCCCTGCCGACCTGAATGTTGAAAGCGCCCTTTCCCGGGTACCCGTGAGTATTCATCTTTCGTCCCACTACGATGAAACCTCACGCCACTGCACCTGGCATGTGCCCCGCGCCCATTTTCTTGAAACCTGGGGGGATGGCTATTCCTGCAGCGGAGCCTCGTCAATCATTCAACCCATGATCCAGCCGCTTCTGGGGGGCAAGAGCGAAGTGGAGTTTGTAAACGCGGTGGTCAACGCCGAAGATACGGCCAGCTATGACCTGATTCGGGAAACCTGGGTCAACCTCCTTCCCGCTCCCTTTGAAAGCCACTGGAACAGGGTGCTGCACGACGGACTGCTTGAGGATTCCCGCTTTGAAGCCGCCGATGTCGCCCTCTCCGCCGGCTTTGCCACCGATGTGGCCGAATTTACCAGCCGGCCTTACGAAATTCCGGCGGATGCGATAGAACTGGTCATGAGGCCCGACCCCAAACTGCACGATGGCCGTTTTGCCAACAACGGATGGCTTCAGGAGCTTCCCGATCCCATGACCAAGATCACCTGGGACAATGTTGCGCTCCTCTCCCCGAATACCGCCGAACGCATCGGCATTCCGCCATCCCGAAGGTTCGGGAATTTCGATCAGCCTGTGATCCGCATATCCACTGAAAACACCGGAGAGATCGAGATCGCCGCATGGGTTCTGCCCGGACACGCCGACGACAGCATCACCATCTACAACGGCTACGGACGGCAGCAGATCGGACGGGTAGCCGACCAGGTAGGCGTCAGCGCAAACCATCTCAGAACCACAGGCAACCGCCTTTTCCATCACAGCGTTACGGTGGATCAGGCCGGCCGCACCTACGAAATCGCCTGCACGCAGGACCATCACAGCCTGGAGGGACGTCCCCTCGTGCAGGATGCCGACCTGGAACACTACCGCGAAAACCCGACTTTTGCACAGGACGCGGTATATGTGCCTGGGGTGAAAGGCGACCGCGAGCACCCGATTCAGCTCTTTTCCGATACAGAGTGGCCGGAACACGAGCCGCAATGGGGAATGACAATCGACCTGAATTCCTGTGTCGGCTGCGGGGTTTGCACCATTGCCTGTCAGGCCGAGAACAACATACCGGTGATCGGAAAGCGGGAAGTGCGTCGCGGCCGGGAGATGCACTGGATCCGCACCGACCGCTATTTCAGCGGCGATGAACGGGAAAGCCCGAAGGTGATGCACCAGCCGGTTCCGTGCATGCACTGCGAAAACGCGCCCTGTGAGCAGGTGTGCCCGGTGGCCGCGACAACCCACAGCGACGACGGTCTCAACCAGATGACCTACAACCGCTGCATCGGAACACGGTACTGCGCCAACAACTGTCCGTATAAAGTCCGTCGCTTCAATTTCTTCAACTACTCCAAAGAGTACCTGACAGGCGGCGATGACCCGGAAATCATCCAGATGGCGATGAACCCCGATGTGACGGTCCGCTTCCGGGGTGTCATGGAGAAATGCACCTACTGTGTGCAGCGCATCAGCCGCGCCAAAATCGATACCAAAAACGAAACCGGAAACTCCATCAAGCCGCCCGACGGCACGGTCAAGACCGCCTGCCAGCAGGCCTGTCCGGCCAACGCTATCGCGTTCGGCGACCTGACCGACCGCAACAGCGCTGTTTCCATCGAAAAGCAGAAAGACCGCAACTACATGATGCTCGAGGAACTGAACGTGCGTCCGCGCACCTCGTACCTGGCAAAGATCCGCAATCCCAACCGGGAGATATCCCCGGCAACGTAACACGACAACCCGGAAACGAATAACGCACAAAGTAGTCCATAAAGCAGATATTCCATGAGTCAGAATACCGTAACGGCACCGGATAACCGGCTGGTGAAAGGCGATCACGATTTTGCCAGTGTCACCAAACTGATCAGTGATATTCCCCAGGAACGGACACCCTTGTGGTGGTATATCGCCTTCGGTATCTCGAACATTCTGCTTGCGGTCATGCTGGCCATGGTCGTTTGGCTGATTTGGAACGGGATTGGAGTCTGGGGCCTCAACAATCCGGTTGGCTGGGGCTGGGACATCACCAACTTCGTATGGTGGGTGGGAATTGGTCACGCCGGAACCCTCATCTCCGCCATTCTTTTCCTGTTCCGCCAGGGGTGGCGAACCGCCATCAACCGCTTTGCCGAGGCGATGACCATCTTCGCCGTCATGTGCGCGGGCCTGTTTCCCGCCATTCACGTCGGACGGATCTGGACCATCTACTGGATCTTCCCGCTGCCCAACTCCATGCAGCTCTGGCCCAATTTCAACAGCCCCCTTCTCTGGGACGTTTTTGCCGTGTTCACCTATCTGACCGTATCCACCCTGTTCTGGTATGTCGGACTGGTGCCCGACCTCGCCACCATGCGCGACAAGGTCAAGGGCAAAATCTCCAAAATCGCCTACGGCATCTTCGCACTGGGATGGACCGGTGCCAACCGGCACTGGCAAAACTATGAAAAAGCTTACATGATCCTGGCCGGTCTCGCGACCCCGCTCGTCCTCTCCGTGCATACCATCGTATCATTCGACTTTGCCGTCTCCATCATTCCCGGCTGGCACACCACCATCTTCCCTCCCTATTTCGTGGCCGGAGCCGTTTTCTCCGGATTCGCGATGGTGCTTTCGCTGATGATCATCACCCGCAAGCTCTACAAGCTTGAAGATATCATGACCCTCGACCACATCGAGAAGATGAACATCATCATCCTGGTAACCGGGAATATGGTCGGCTTTGCCTACGCCATGGAGTTTTTCATCGCCTGGTACAGCGGTGTGGAGTACGAAAAATTCGCCTTTATCAACAGGGCGTTCGGCCCCTATGCCTGGGCCTACTGGATTATGGTTACCTGCAACGTGGTGGCTCCGCAGTTTTTCTGGGTGAAGAAGTTCCGCAGGAATATCGCCCTGACTTTCGCTCTGTCCATTGTCATCAACATAGGCATGTGGTTTGAGCGGTTTGTGATTACGGTCACTTCGCTGGCCCAGGACTTCCTGCCCTCCTCCTGGGGGTACTTCTCTCCCACCTATGTGGATGTACTCACCTATGTAGGTACCTTCGGACTCTTTTTCACCTTCTTCCTGCTTTTCCTCCGGTTCCTGCCGATGGTTGCGATTTCGGAGGTGAAAGGGGTGATGCCCCAGGCCGATCCGGCCTATTACCGATCCGGCAACGGCAATACCAAGTCAAACTGACAACCGATTATGAGTGATAAAGAAAAAACCTTCGGCCTGCTTGCCGAGTTTGACAACCCCGCCGACCTGATGGACGCCGCGGCAGCGGTAAACAAGGCCGGCTACAGCAAGTTCGATACCTACAGCCCGTTTCCCATCCACGGGATGGACGACGCCATGGGCCTAAAGCCCTCCAAACTCGGCTGGATCGTGCTGGCTCACGGCATCATCGGCCTGCTCGGAGGGATCGCGCTGCAGATCTGGTCGATGGATATCGCCTATCCCCTTATCATCAGCGGCAAGCCGACCCTCAACTTTCCCGCGTTCGTGCCGGTCACTTTTGCGCTGGTGATTCTGCTATCGGCATTCGGCACCTTCCTAGGAATGTTTACACTTAACAAACTGCCGAAATTTTACAACCCCCTGTTCAACTCGGAACGGTTTTCCAAAGCCTCCGACGACGGTTTCTTTCTCTGTGTGGAAGCGTCCGATCCCCTGTATTCGGAAACCAAAACCACCGAGCTTCTGAAACATTCCGGAGCCACCTACACCGAGATTATTCCCGACGCCTAATTACGGATGCTTACGACCCTGACAAAAATGAAGATATCTCTGCCACACCTGTTGTCCATACTACTGCTCGCCGTTCTTTTGGGTGCGTGCCGGGGCCAGCCGTCCGACAAGCCCCCCATCCACACCCAGTATAATATGTATTGGCAGGACCGGTTCAACGCACAACAGGAAAATCCGTTCTTCGCCGACGGTCGCTCCATGCGCAGTCCGGTGGAAGGCACGGTCGCCAGAGGATTGCTGGAGGATGATCCGGCCTACTTCCATGGCCTCAACGATGACGGAAGCTACGTGCAAACCATTCCGGTCGACATCACCCGTTCGTTCATTAAACGGGGCCAGGGCCAGTACAACGTCTTTTGCACCCCCTGCCATGGCGGAGCCGGGGACGGCAACGGACCGGTTTCGGATTTCGGTTACATCGCCGCTTCCCTCCACACCGACAACGCCCGGGAAATGCCCGACGGCGAGATTTACAGCGCCATCTATAACGGCGTGCGCACCATGAACTCCTACCGCCATCTGATCAAGGTCGAAGACCGGTGGGCGATCGTCGCCTATGTGAGGGCCCTGCAACTGAGCCAGGATGCCGGA contains these protein-coding regions:
- the xerD gene encoding site-specific tyrosine recombinase XerD gives rise to the protein MGYFDREREQYLYFLKLEKGLSDNSLAAYSNDLRRYLSFIGRDIGLQELAGITLDHIEKYLEELMALNLAVSSLSRNISSIRGFHQFAVMERWSPANPAELVELPRKNRKLPDVLDQEEVAALLEAPDRTDVLGMRDAAILELMYATGIRASETINLENEQLVSELQLLRVIGKGNRERMVPVGGMALRAIAEYLKKSRPLLLRSGTDSGNRMFLSYRGKPLSRMSLWHIVTGAAKEAGLRKAIHPHTLRHSFATHLLEGGADLRAVQEMLGHVSIMTTEIYTHIDRSFLEEVHKTYHPRA
- the mtnA gene encoding S-methyl-5-thioribose-1-phosphate isomerase encodes the protein MMAQQPDSTPVFQSISWTGDHLRIIDQTLLPGREAYLDLQDADGVREAIRSLRVRGAPAIGIAAAYGVYLGVKTCAEDPPEVFERKLAGVCELLASSRPTAVNLQWALDQALATAQRMRGRPAGEILEALLNLAKTIHQDDKAICADIGMNGQDLVPENAQILTHCNTGSLATGQFGTALSIIYHAHIGGKNIHVWVDETRPLLQGSRLTSWELQKAGIDHHIITDSMAGWVMNRHRVDLIVVGTDRVAGNGDTANKIGTYSLAVLARHHNIPFYVAAPLSSIDLNTAAGSDIPIEERSPAEVRQTGGCQTAPDDAPVYNPAFDVTPHELITAFVTERGIIRPDYSRNLAAAFER
- a CDS encoding L-threonylcarbamoyladenylate synthase translates to MAEKIKLHPVTPHQKRIFDITDRLHNDEIILLPTDTQYALACSYTNKKGIERIRQIRQLKKDHLLTLICDSLSGISQFARLGDNQFKAIKRLIPGPYTFVLPATKEVPRLLLNPKRQTIGFRVPDYPICARLVDELGKPLIATTARHPDYDGTSGNGTTNRHELFRRFDKQIDLIVDNEQQLVEDASTIVDMSNEQPVVIRAGKGIDKFLEVCAICDLEPVEA
- the pfp gene encoding diphosphate--fructose-6-phosphate 1-phosphotransferase, coding for MSQPKRLAILCAGGPAPGLNSVIGAATIRAIQHGYEVLGLIDGFKWVMRGDTSHIEHLTIDKVSRIHLRGGSFIGIARDNPTKKKEHLENTINTLLKLGVDKLITIGGDDTAFSAMTLEKASEGKISVVHVPKTIDNDLDLPHGIPTFGFQTARHIGVEVVKNLMEDARTTSRWYFVVSMGRKAGHLALGIGKAAGATLTLIPEEFKEEVISLKKLTDILIGTMVKRKAAGQENGVVILAEGLVERLSTEELEGLAELERDEHDNLRFAELDLGEILKNSVRKRLDDYNLKTTIVSKDIGYELRCADPIPFDMEYTRDLGFSAVEFIVKGGTAAMISIQGGHFVPMFFKDILDKKTGKTKIRMVDISSMSFAIAHQYMIRLTSNDFSDADALKTYGEICGMSPEAFKKEFEGVTQYEAETDEVSESIRVNFPSS
- a CDS encoding metal-dependent hydrolase, which produces MAQTRWLGHSTFIVTTRNGKTILVDPFLDGNPTTPAEWKSPDQLDVILVTHGHDDHAADTLTLAEKTGAKVVTIVELSHLFQEDGLSGDQAVEMNKGGTVDFGDFRVTMTNANHSSSWKGRYAGDPAGFILHIDDLVIYHAGDTNIMPDFELYGTIYQPDIAILPIGDHYTMGPLEAAHACRMLKAKYAVPMHYGTMPVLSGTPDEFQKLVEELTGKQTRVLVPAAGENFLESLDL
- a CDS encoding DUF420 domain-containing protein, which translates into the protein MISLTDLPQLNAVLNTIATLFLFAGFIFIKKKNIAAHMRMMWSAFFVSALFLTSYLIFHYQVGSVGYDGTGWIRPVYFTILISHIILAIVNLPMILVTMYRAVRKDYQRHKKIARWTWPIWMYVSVTGVIVYLMMEFSGSYDKLYHLP
- a CDS encoding cytochrome c3 family protein; translation: MAQIFPKWVDKIPKRLQLATILIVTAIIFGFWYFGSPEYLEVGYAPNQPIPYSHKFHVAELGIDCQYCHGTAWESAIAAIPSTETCMNCHEYVALDSDKLEPLRDSWETGNPVEWIRVHDVPDHAYFNHSAHVNVGIGCATCHGRVDRMEVVMKTESMSMGWCLDCHNNPGPNLRPVEEVTNMAWEPPDDHYQFAQMIIEKRNINAPVYCNACHR
- a CDS encoding TAT-variant-translocated molybdopterin oxidoreductase; the encoded protein is MAKEQQKTYWRSLNELAQNEEYKKFAEREFPENATELTDGVSRRNFLQIMGASIALAGLSACRKPVQKIMPYARQPEHVIPGIPLYYASAAPFRGNLSGIVVETHEGRPTKIEGNELHPDSGGRTNSRQQAAILDLYDQDRSRKVRHNGSDSSWSDFIRFCSEHFAENGNRVAFISEANSSPTLARLRDQAMQRFPDARWVTFEPYNDESVLNGVNMAFGSRLRPHYHFDKARITLSLDDDFMQDSDNNVRYIADFAQSRAIASADDEPARLYVAESNYSLTGSNADHRLRIKSSELPRFCYSLAAALSERVSGLEAYSGFTSEFNGHSWISVLVEELIRHRGESILTAGAEHDGGVHATVAAINLALGNIGRTVEYLDVPWLAEDDQNRAFSELTAEMTAGNIDTVVLVGTNPVFTAPADLNVESALSRVPVSIHLSSHYDETSRHCTWHVPRAHFLETWGDGYSCSGASSIIQPMIQPLLGGKSEVEFVNAVVNAEDTASYDLIRETWVNLLPAPFESHWNRVLHDGLLEDSRFEAADVALSAGFATDVAEFTSRPYEIPADAIELVMRPDPKLHDGRFANNGWLQELPDPMTKITWDNVALLSPNTAERIGIPPSRRFGNFDQPVIRISTENTGEIEIAAWVLPGHADDSITIYNGYGRQQIGRVADQVGVSANHLRTTGNRLFHHSVTVDQAGRTYEIACTQDHHSLEGRPLVQDADLEHYRENPTFAQDAVYVPGVKGDREHPIQLFSDTEWPEHEPQWGMTIDLNSCVGCGVCTIACQAENNIPVIGKREVRRGREMHWIRTDRYFSGDERESPKVMHQPVPCMHCENAPCEQVCPVAATTHSDDGLNQMTYNRCIGTRYCANNCPYKVRRFNFFNYSKEYLTGGDDPEIIQMAMNPDVTVRFRGVMEKCTYCVQRISRAKIDTKNETGNSIKPPDGTVKTACQQACPANAIAFGDLTDRNSAVSIEKQKDRNYMMLEELNVRPRTSYLAKIRNPNREISPAT
- the nrfD gene encoding polysulfide reductase NrfD — its product is MSQNTVTAPDNRLVKGDHDFASVTKLISDIPQERTPLWWYIAFGISNILLAVMLAMVVWLIWNGIGVWGLNNPVGWGWDITNFVWWVGIGHAGTLISAILFLFRQGWRTAINRFAEAMTIFAVMCAGLFPAIHVGRIWTIYWIFPLPNSMQLWPNFNSPLLWDVFAVFTYLTVSTLFWYVGLVPDLATMRDKVKGKISKIAYGIFALGWTGANRHWQNYEKAYMILAGLATPLVLSVHTIVSFDFAVSIIPGWHTTIFPPYFVAGAVFSGFAMVLSLMIITRKLYKLEDIMTLDHIEKMNIIILVTGNMVGFAYAMEFFIAWYSGVEYEKFAFINRAFGPYAWAYWIMVTCNVVAPQFFWVKKFRRNIALTFALSIVINIGMWFERFVITVTSLAQDFLPSSWGYFSPTYVDVLTYVGTFGLFFTFFLLFLRFLPMVAISEVKGVMPQADPAYYRSGNGNTKSN